From Serinicoccus profundi, the proteins below share one genomic window:
- a CDS encoding MazG family protein, producing the protein MDRPARELSLLLTSPRVAPGLMSASAWEIVRSADHVLAADAEAPVPGALRAAGVEVRPGRAEATPGERAEELLGLPGRVVWVGSPDGDPGLAEALAVQLPEEDPPTLELLVGSWDTPGARLLDAVAVMDRLRSPGGCPWDAEQTHASLTPYLIEEAHEAAEVLDGLDAATGAPREHAIDELGDVLLQVLFHARVGAEHADEPFDVDDVAAGLVAKLVRRHPHVFARVEVDGAADVARNWEQIKADERAASGAGAREHPLDGIPTGMPPLARAAKVASRLGRAGQGERLAEQVGALESDGDAGAPLLRAVLELRERGVDPDAALRHTLRVVESAARDEAD; encoded by the coding sequence GTGGATCGTCCAGCCCGAGAGCTGAGCCTGCTGCTGACCTCCCCCCGGGTGGCGCCGGGGCTCATGTCGGCGTCGGCCTGGGAGATCGTGCGCTCGGCCGATCACGTCCTGGCCGCCGATGCCGAGGCGCCGGTGCCGGGCGCCCTGCGCGCTGCCGGTGTCGAGGTGCGCCCCGGGCGCGCGGAAGCCACGCCGGGGGAGCGGGCCGAGGAGCTGCTGGGGCTGCCCGGTCGCGTCGTGTGGGTGGGCTCGCCCGACGGCGACCCGGGTCTCGCCGAGGCGCTCGCGGTGCAGCTCCCGGAGGAGGATCCGCCGACGCTGGAGCTGCTCGTCGGCTCCTGGGACACCCCCGGCGCCCGGTTGCTCGACGCCGTCGCCGTCATGGACCGGCTCCGCTCACCCGGTGGCTGCCCCTGGGACGCCGAGCAGACGCACGCCAGCCTCACGCCCTATCTCATCGAGGAGGCGCACGAGGCGGCCGAGGTGCTCGATGGGCTGGACGCCGCGACCGGCGCTCCGCGCGAGCACGCGATCGACGAGCTGGGCGACGTCCTGCTGCAGGTGCTCTTCCACGCCCGGGTCGGGGCCGAGCATGCCGACGAACCCTTCGACGTCGACGACGTCGCCGCCGGGCTCGTCGCCAAACTCGTCCGTCGCCACCCGCACGTCTTCGCCCGCGTCGAGGTCGACGGGGCGGCCGACGTCGCCCGCAACTGGGAGCAGATCAAGGCCGACGAGCGGGCCGCCTCGGGGGCGGGCGCCCGCGAGCACCCGCTCGACGGCATCCCGACTGGTATGCCGCCGCTCGCCCGCGCGGCGAAGGTCGCCTCCCGACTGGGTCGGGCCGGGCAGGGCGAACGGCTCGCTGAGCAGGTCGGTGCGTTGGAGTCCGACGGTGACGCCGGCGCACCGCTGCTGCGCGCCGTCCTCGAGCTGCGCGAGCGGGGCGTCGACCCGGATGCCGCGCTACGGCATACCCTCCGGGTGGTGGAGTCGGCGGCCCGCGACGAGGCCGACTGA
- a CDS encoding YlcI/YnfO family protein produces MTTQIAVRLPDEMVRFLDRSVASGKAPSRAALVAASLEREMRLQAAEQDAQTLEDTGAADDLDDLVAWSAAHATLDD; encoded by the coding sequence ATGACCACTCAGATCGCGGTTCGGCTCCCAGACGAGATGGTCCGCTTCCTGGACCGGAGCGTCGCCAGCGGCAAGGCGCCCAGTCGTGCCGCACTGGTGGCTGCGTCCCTGGAGCGCGAGATGCGTCTGCAGGCTGCAGAGCAGGACGCACAGACCCTCGAGGACACGGGCGCGGCCGATGACCTCGACGATCTCGTCGCGTGGTCCGCGGCCCACGCGACGCTGGACGACTGA
- a CDS encoding TPM domain-containing protein, producing the protein MSQLTHRSRAARAGAASRILAVGAAIAVTPLLAVSAAAEEPSYLEESVYDPADVLSDEEEAEAAEQIEALREETGLQLFVAYVDTFTDASGETVDGPQWAELTSEESAMGTGDLLLAVAVDQRAYGVGDVGGSLSDDQLQTVQLEDIEPRLAQDDWAGAIEGATEGFAREYAGGSSGGGVSVPDDESVYPSSSGGLGGAFPLLFFAPLVVGGVAMAAGRRKRRPDPGAPVPPQAQGRSLSELHREAAEALVGMDNAVRSAGEELDFAQAQFGTQRTEAFTAALARARAAAKEAFSLRQQLDDDTEEPESVQRGMLGRILELTGTARAELDAQTQEFARLRSLQDRAPQFLAELATRARETRDRLPAAGQELRGLEARHPASALATVRGNLDQATNLLDSADGFVTAGRQSLERDDRASAVAAARAAEESIGQAAALLDQISTADAELRGAGEAIAGGIASLSADLQDARRLAGSEPTVTQAVQRARAAIEQAQASREGGDPLRALAELDAAEHDLDALLEPMRESDRHAAKMRGDFDTRVSRVGARLQSINQTIATRRGAVSSGARTRISEALRLYDEAVAQASDSPTAAMDLLTRAEQLGEQALTEAQRDADQWGGPGGLGGPYSGRGSRGIDPWSVLLGGILSGAGSSHRHSGGWGGGGSFGGGGGSFGGGGGFSGGGFGGGGGGNFSGGRF; encoded by the coding sequence GTGAGCCAGTTGACACATCGCTCCAGGGCGGCGCGGGCGGGGGCGGCCAGCCGCATCCTGGCCGTCGGCGCCGCGATCGCCGTCACCCCGCTGCTGGCGGTGAGCGCCGCCGCGGAGGAGCCGAGCTATCTCGAGGAGTCGGTCTACGACCCGGCCGACGTGCTCAGCGACGAGGAGGAGGCCGAGGCCGCCGAGCAGATCGAGGCGTTGCGCGAGGAGACCGGCCTTCAGCTCTTCGTCGCCTACGTCGACACCTTCACCGACGCCTCCGGCGAGACGGTCGACGGGCCGCAGTGGGCCGAGCTCACCTCCGAGGAGTCCGCGATGGGCACCGGCGACCTGCTGCTGGCGGTCGCGGTGGACCAACGCGCCTACGGCGTCGGGGACGTCGGCGGGAGCCTGTCGGACGACCAGCTCCAGACCGTGCAGCTGGAGGACATCGAGCCGCGGCTGGCGCAGGACGACTGGGCGGGAGCCATCGAGGGCGCGACCGAGGGCTTCGCCCGGGAGTATGCCGGCGGCTCCTCGGGCGGGGGCGTGAGCGTGCCCGACGACGAGTCGGTCTATCCCAGCTCCTCCGGCGGGCTGGGCGGCGCCTTCCCCCTGCTCTTCTTCGCCCCCCTCGTCGTCGGCGGCGTCGCCATGGCCGCGGGCCGGCGCAAGCGACGGCCGGACCCGGGCGCCCCGGTCCCCCCGCAGGCCCAGGGCCGCAGCCTGTCCGAGCTGCACCGCGAGGCGGCCGAGGCACTCGTGGGCATGGACAACGCCGTGCGCTCGGCCGGTGAGGAGCTCGACTTCGCGCAGGCGCAGTTCGGCACGCAGCGGACCGAGGCGTTCACCGCGGCGCTGGCCCGAGCGCGGGCCGCGGCGAAGGAGGCCTTCAGCCTGCGCCAGCAGCTCGACGACGACACCGAGGAGCCGGAGAGCGTCCAGCGCGGCATGCTCGGCCGGATCCTGGAGCTCACCGGGACCGCCCGGGCCGAGCTGGACGCCCAGACCCAGGAGTTCGCGCGGCTGCGCTCGTTGCAGGACCGCGCGCCGCAGTTCCTCGCCGAGCTCGCGACCAGGGCCCGCGAGACCCGCGACCGGCTGCCGGCGGCAGGGCAGGAACTGCGCGGCCTGGAGGCGCGTCATCCGGCCTCCGCGCTGGCCACGGTGCGGGGCAACCTCGACCAGGCGACCAACCTGCTCGACTCCGCCGACGGATTCGTCACGGCGGGCCGTCAGTCGCTGGAGCGCGACGACCGCGCCTCCGCCGTCGCCGCCGCGCGTGCCGCGGAGGAGTCCATCGGCCAGGCGGCCGCCCTGCTCGACCAGATCTCGACCGCCGACGCCGAGCTGCGCGGGGCCGGTGAGGCGATCGCGGGCGGCATCGCCTCGTTGTCCGCCGATCTGCAGGACGCGCGGCGGCTGGCGGGCAGCGAGCCCACGGTCACCCAGGCGGTGCAGCGGGCCCGGGCCGCGATCGAGCAGGCCCAGGCCAGCCGTGAGGGCGGCGACCCGCTGCGGGCGCTCGCGGAGCTCGACGCCGCCGAGCACGACCTCGACGCCCTGCTGGAGCCGATGCGCGAGTCCGACCGTCACGCGGCCAAGATGCGCGGCGACTTCGACACCCGGGTGAGCCGGGTCGGAGCCCGGCTGCAGAGCATCAACCAGACCATCGCCACTCGTCGCGGCGCGGTGAGCAGCGGCGCCCGCACCCGGATCTCCGAGGCCCTCCGGCTCTACGACGAGGCGGTCGCCCAGGCCTCCGACTCGCCGACCGCGGCCATGGACCTGCTGACCCGCGCCGAGCAGCTCGGGGAGCAGGCGCTCACCGAGGCCCAGCGGGACGCCGACCAGTGGGGCGGCCCGGGCGGCCTCGGCGGCCCCTACTCCGGTCGTGGCTCCCGCGGCATCGACCCGTGGTCGGTGCTGCTGGGCGGCATCCTCTCGGGCGCCGGCAGCTCGCACCGCCACAGCGGCGGCTGGGGTGGTGGAGGCTCCTTCGGCGGGGGCGGCGGGAGCTTCGGCGGCGGGGGCGGCTTCAGCGGAGGCGGCTTCGGCGGCGGCGGAGGGGGGAACTTCTCGGGCGGCCGATTCTGA
- a CDS encoding FitA-like ribbon-helix-helix domain-containing protein, with amino-acid sequence MPNIQIKGVPEETHAVLRQRAAHAHQSLQEYLLSRLISEAQQPTLEEVLDRAARRDGASLPLTDAVSTLRFERARR; translated from the coding sequence ATGCCCAACATCCAGATCAAGGGCGTGCCGGAAGAGACGCACGCCGTCCTGCGGCAGCGCGCGGCGCACGCCCACCAGTCACTCCAGGAGTACCTTCTCTCCCGTCTCATCAGTGAGGCCCAGCAGCCGACGCTGGAGGAGGTGCTCGACCGGGCCGCCAGACGGGACGGAGCCTCCCTGCCGTTGACGGACGCCGTGAGCACCCTGCGGTTCGAGCGTGCTCGTCGTTGA
- a CDS encoding PspA/IM30 family protein translates to MTQKQTILGRVSQLARANINALLDRAEDPEKMLDQLVRDYTNSIAEAEEAVAQTIANVRMAEADLQTDREAAAEWGRKAAAASAKAEEMRGAGDPDGAFKFDNLARVALGRQIQHENDVKTAEPTIAQQNQTVEQLKTGLVTMKTKLEDLKSRRSTLVARARSVEAQEKVQDAMSSIDVMDPSSDLSRWEDSIRKQEAMVAGRAEAQSASLEDQFAELEAGDGDAEIEARLQQLKSQG, encoded by the coding sequence ATGACCCAGAAGCAGACGATCCTCGGCCGGGTGAGCCAGCTCGCGCGCGCCAACATCAACGCGCTGCTGGACCGCGCGGAGGACCCGGAGAAGATGCTGGACCAGCTGGTCCGGGACTACACCAACTCCATCGCGGAGGCCGAGGAGGCCGTGGCGCAGACCATCGCCAACGTGCGGATGGCCGAGGCCGACCTGCAGACCGACCGCGAGGCCGCGGCGGAGTGGGGCCGCAAGGCTGCTGCCGCCTCGGCCAAGGCGGAGGAGATGCGGGGCGCGGGCGACCCGGACGGCGCCTTCAAGTTTGACAACCTCGCGCGGGTGGCGCTGGGCCGTCAGATCCAGCACGAGAACGACGTCAAGACCGCCGAGCCGACGATCGCGCAGCAGAACCAGACCGTCGAGCAGCTCAAGACCGGGCTGGTCACGATGAAGACCAAGCTGGAGGACCTCAAGTCCCGCCGCAGCACGCTGGTCGCCCGCGCCCGCTCGGTCGAGGCGCAGGAGAAGGTCCAGGACGCCATGTCCTCCATCGACGTCATGGACCCCAGCAGCGACCTGTCCCGGTGGGAGGACAGCATCCGCAAGCAGGAGGCCATGGTCGCCGGCCGCGCGGAGGCGCAGTCGGCCAGCCTGGAGGACCAGTTCGCCGAGCTGGAGGCCGGGGACGGCGACGCCGAGATCGAGGCCCGGCTGCAGCAGCTCAAGAGCCAGGGCTGA
- the eno gene encoding phosphopyruvate hydratase gives MAAIDAIIAREILDSRGNPTVEVEVGLDDGTVARAAVPSGASTGAFEAVERRDGDASRYLGKGVENAVAAVMDDLEPRLLGFDASEQRLVDNEMLAADGTDNKGEIGANAILGVSLAVAKAAADSAGLPLFRYVGGPNAHVLPVPMMNILNGGSHADSNVDIQEFMIAPIGAPSFREALRWGTEVYHALKRVLKDRGLSTGLGDEGGFAPNLESNRAALDLIMEAITKAGYTPGSDIALALDVAASEFFDKGKYTFEGKKRKAADMVKYYAELVDAYPLVSIEDPLNEDDWEGWVQMTTQLGTRVQLVGDDLFVTNPERLQRGISDGAANALLVKVNQIGSLTETLDAVALAQSNGFRCMMSHRSGETEDVTIADLAVATNCGQIKTGAPARSERVAKYNQLLRIEEELDDAAVYAGAGAFPRFRG, from the coding sequence ATGGCTGCCATCGACGCCATCATCGCCCGCGAGATCCTCGACTCCCGAGGCAACCCCACGGTGGAGGTGGAGGTGGGCCTGGACGACGGCACCGTCGCCCGCGCCGCCGTCCCCTCCGGCGCCTCGACCGGTGCCTTCGAGGCGGTCGAGCGCCGCGACGGTGACGCGAGCCGCTACCTCGGCAAGGGGGTGGAGAATGCTGTCGCCGCCGTGATGGACGACCTCGAGCCGCGCCTGCTGGGCTTCGACGCCTCCGAGCAGCGCCTCGTCGACAACGAGATGCTCGCCGCCGACGGCACCGACAACAAGGGTGAGATCGGCGCCAACGCCATCCTCGGCGTCTCGCTGGCCGTGGCCAAGGCCGCCGCCGACTCCGCCGGGCTGCCGCTCTTCCGCTACGTAGGCGGCCCCAACGCGCACGTCCTGCCGGTGCCGATGATGAACATCCTCAACGGTGGCTCGCACGCCGACTCCAACGTCGACATCCAGGAGTTCATGATCGCCCCGATCGGGGCACCGAGCTTCCGTGAGGCCCTGCGTTGGGGCACCGAGGTCTACCACGCGCTCAAGCGCGTGCTCAAGGACCGCGGCCTGTCCACCGGGCTGGGGGACGAGGGCGGCTTCGCGCCCAACCTCGAGTCCAACCGGGCCGCGCTCGACCTCATCATGGAGGCCATCACCAAGGCCGGCTACACCCCGGGCTCGGACATCGCGCTGGCACTCGACGTCGCCGCGAGCGAGTTCTTCGACAAGGGGAAGTACACCTTCGAGGGCAAGAAGCGCAAGGCCGCCGACATGGTGAAGTACTACGCCGAGCTCGTCGATGCCTACCCGCTGGTCTCCATCGAGGACCCGCTCAACGAGGACGACTGGGAGGGCTGGGTCCAGATGACCACCCAGCTCGGCACGAGGGTGCAGCTCGTCGGCGACGACCTCTTCGTCACCAACCCCGAGCGGCTGCAGCGGGGCATCAGCGACGGCGCGGCCAACGCGCTGCTCGTCAAGGTCAACCAGATCGGCTCGCTCACCGAGACCCTCGACGCCGTCGCGCTGGCGCAGAGCAACGGGTTCCGGTGCATGATGAGCCACCGCTCCGGCGAGACCGAGGACGTCACCATCGCCGACCTCGCCGTGGCCACCAACTGCGGCCAGATCAAGACCGGCGCACCCGCCCGCTCCGAGCGCGTCGCGAAGTACAACCAGCTGCTGCGCATCGAGGAGGAGCTCGACGACGCCGCGGTGTATGCCGGGGCCGGCGCCTTCCCGCGCTTCCGCGGCTGA
- a CDS encoding NUDIX hydrolase: protein MEKVQTDKVVCYIVSAGCLLVFTHRDLPLDEVGVQVPAGSIRPGEDPAAAALREASEETGLGDLRVLRKLGEADYDITPYRPVVMHRHFFELTTDCPVDDRWPSREPDPEGGGRGPVFDCYWIPLEQGHVLSGGLGALLGCVVP, encoded by the coding sequence GTGGAGAAGGTACAGACGGACAAGGTGGTGTGCTACATCGTCTCGGCGGGCTGTCTCCTCGTCTTCACCCACCGTGATCTTCCCCTCGACGAGGTGGGCGTACAGGTGCCAGCCGGGAGTATCAGACCAGGAGAGGACCCCGCCGCCGCCGCACTCCGGGAAGCGTCCGAGGAGACGGGCCTCGGCGATCTCAGGGTGCTCCGAAAGCTTGGTGAGGCGGACTACGACATCACTCCCTATCGCCCGGTGGTCATGCACCGACACTTCTTCGAGCTCACCACGGACTGCCCTGTCGATGACCGGTGGCCCAGTCGGGAGCCCGACCCCGAGGGTGGAGGACGCGGTCCGGTGTTCGACTGCTACTGGATCCCGCTGGAGCAGGGGCACGTCCTGTCGGGCGGACTCGGCGCGCTTCTAGGGTGCGTCGTTCCCTGA
- a CDS encoding type II toxin-antitoxin system VapC family toxin → MLVVDASVLAVALLDAGPDGDHLRARLRGEDLAAPSLVDLDVVSVWRGLARGGQLDARRVAAALDDLRALPLQRVDHQTLVVRSWELREDLTIYDASYVALAEALQTTLLTGDRRIARAPGPRCAIEIARPPSRPR, encoded by the coding sequence GTGCTCGTCGTTGATGCCAGCGTCCTCGCCGTCGCCCTTCTGGACGCCGGGCCGGACGGGGACCACCTTCGGGCACGGCTGCGCGGTGAGGACCTGGCAGCACCCAGCCTGGTCGACCTGGACGTCGTGTCGGTGTGGCGAGGCCTGGCCCGTGGTGGCCAGCTAGACGCCAGACGTGTCGCTGCTGCCCTCGACGACCTGCGCGCCCTGCCGTTGCAGCGGGTCGATCACCAGACACTCGTCGTCCGCTCCTGGGAGCTGCGGGAGGATCTCACGATCTACGACGCCTCCTACGTCGCCCTGGCTGAGGCGCTGCAGACAACCTTGCTCACGGGGGATCGGCGCATCGCTCGGGCCCCCGGCCCGAGATGCGCCATCGAGATCGCCAGGCCGCCCTCGCGCCCGCGCTGA
- the mfd gene encoding transcription-repair coupling factor, whose amino-acid sequence MPLLPLLAALRTQAAVAAVLETAARGEAALEVSAAPGLHPALLALLAAGEGSEGARGDAGDAAPAPLLAVTATGREADDLVGMLGELLPGGADDVAGFPSWETLPHERLSPRSDTVGHRLATLRRLAHPDLTGQDPATGPVRVVVASVRALLQPLVKGLGDLVPVALRAGDDRPLTEVVEALAAAAYTRVDMVERRGEFAVRGGILDVFPPTEEHPVRVEFWGDTVEEVRWFKVADQRSLEIAGHGLYAPPCREVLLTDDVRARAAELVDVLPGAEDMLAKIAEGIAVEGMESLAPALVDGMETVVDVLPTTSRVVVLDPERVRTRAHDLVRTSEEFMRAGWAAAAGGGAAVPIDLQQVLGTASSWSLADMRGHTLSSGRSWWSLSTFAADESLEEFVRHDTPDGEAREGREEPEGAAGAPDDAPPTLDVPSSPVTAYRSDVDAFVTDARGWLAQGRPVVVALEGHGLARRVGEVLSEREVAHQVVDSLADLGDDPLPTDRLTVTTGRVGRGFLLDDVGLVLLGETDLTGSQATGGSTKDMRRMPSRRRQGVDPLQLRPGDYVVHEQHGVGRFVEMAQRQVQGATREYVVLEYAPSKRNQPGDRLYLPTDQLDQLTKYVGGEAPTLHRLGGADWQKTKSRARKHVKQIAAELIRLYSARQATKGHAFGPDSPWQRELEDAFAYVETPDQLVSIEEVKADMEKTVPMDRLISGDVGYGKTEIAVRSAFKAIQDGKQVGVLVPTTLLVQQHFQTFSERYAQFPVTVKALSRFQSDKEAKEVIDGLADGSVDLVIGTHRILGSTVRFKDLGLVIIDEEQRFGVEHKEQLKALRTNVDVLAMSATPIPRTLEMAITGIREMSTLATPPEERHPVLTFVGGYDEKQIAAAIRRELLRDGQVFFVHNKVSSIEKIASRLRDLVPEARVETAHGQMGEHRLEQVVLDFWERRFDVLVCTTIVETGLDISNANTLVVDRADTFGLSQLHQLRGRVGRGRERAYAYFLYPPEKPLTETAVDRLQTIAANTDLGAGMAVAMKDLEIRGAGNLLGGEQSGHIEGVGFDLYVRLVGEAVAAFKGEGEAPPAEVKIELPVDAHLPHDYVPGERLRLEAYRKLAQVADEDSLERIREELVDRYGAPPAPVQTLLEVARLRTVARAAGISDIAIQGQMIRFAPVENLRESQQLRLTRVYKGTIIKPALRQILVPVPKTAPIGGKPLRDQEILDWASQLVRGILLDDFAAAR is encoded by the coding sequence ATGCCGCTCCTCCCGCTCCTCGCCGCCCTGCGCACCCAGGCGGCGGTCGCCGCCGTGCTGGAGACCGCGGCCCGCGGCGAGGCCGCGCTCGAGGTGTCCGCAGCACCCGGTCTGCACCCGGCACTGCTGGCGCTGCTCGCCGCGGGGGAGGGCAGCGAGGGGGCCCGTGGGGACGCTGGTGATGCCGCGCCCGCGCCGCTGCTCGCCGTCACCGCCACGGGCCGGGAGGCCGACGACCTCGTCGGGATGCTCGGGGAGCTGCTGCCCGGCGGCGCCGACGACGTCGCGGGCTTCCCCAGCTGGGAGACCCTCCCGCACGAGCGGCTCAGCCCTCGCTCGGACACCGTCGGTCACCGACTGGCCACCCTGCGTCGGCTGGCCCACCCCGACCTGACCGGTCAGGACCCGGCGACCGGCCCGGTGCGGGTCGTGGTCGCGAGCGTCCGTGCCCTGCTCCAGCCCCTCGTCAAGGGCCTCGGTGACCTCGTCCCCGTGGCCCTGCGCGCCGGCGACGACCGGCCGCTCACCGAGGTGGTCGAGGCGCTGGCGGCGGCGGCCTACACCCGCGTCGACATGGTCGAGCGGCGCGGCGAGTTCGCCGTGCGCGGCGGGATCCTCGACGTCTTCCCGCCGACCGAGGAGCACCCGGTGCGGGTGGAGTTCTGGGGCGACACGGTCGAGGAGGTGCGGTGGTTCAAGGTCGCCGACCAGCGCAGCCTGGAGATCGCCGGGCACGGGCTCTACGCCCCGCCGTGCCGGGAGGTGCTGCTCACCGATGACGTGCGCGCCCGGGCGGCCGAGCTCGTCGACGTCCTGCCCGGTGCGGAGGACATGCTCGCCAAGATCGCCGAGGGCATCGCGGTGGAGGGTATGGAGTCGCTCGCCCCCGCGCTCGTCGACGGCATGGAGACGGTGGTCGACGTGCTCCCCACGACCTCCCGGGTCGTCGTGCTCGACCCGGAGCGGGTGCGGACCCGCGCGCACGACCTGGTCCGCACCAGCGAGGAGTTCATGCGGGCCGGGTGGGCCGCCGCGGCCGGGGGCGGCGCCGCGGTGCCGATCGACCTGCAGCAGGTGCTCGGCACCGCCTCCTCGTGGTCGTTGGCGGACATGCGCGGCCACACCCTGTCCTCCGGCCGGTCGTGGTGGTCGCTGTCGACCTTCGCCGCGGACGAGTCGCTGGAGGAGTTCGTCCGGCACGACACCCCGGATGGTGAGGCCCGCGAGGGACGCGAGGAGCCGGAGGGCGCTGCGGGTGCACCGGACGACGCACCCCCCACCCTCGACGTGCCCTCGAGCCCGGTCACGGCATACCGCAGCGACGTCGATGCCTTCGTCACTGACGCGCGCGGCTGGCTCGCCCAGGGGCGCCCGGTCGTCGTGGCGCTCGAGGGTCACGGCCTGGCGCGTCGCGTCGGGGAGGTGCTCAGCGAGCGCGAGGTCGCCCACCAGGTGGTCGACAGCCTGGCCGACCTCGGTGACGACCCGCTGCCGACCGACCGGCTGACGGTGACCACCGGCCGGGTGGGTCGCGGCTTCCTGCTCGACGACGTCGGGCTCGTCCTGCTCGGCGAGACCGACCTCACCGGCAGCCAGGCCACCGGGGGCAGCACCAAGGACATGCGACGCATGCCCTCGCGCCGGCGCCAGGGCGTCGACCCGCTGCAGCTGCGGCCGGGCGACTACGTCGTGCACGAGCAGCACGGGGTGGGCCGCTTCGTCGAGATGGCGCAGCGGCAGGTGCAGGGCGCCACCCGGGAGTACGTCGTGCTGGAGTACGCCCCGTCCAAGCGCAACCAGCCCGGCGACCGGCTCTACCTGCCGACCGACCAGCTGGACCAGCTGACGAAGTACGTCGGCGGCGAGGCGCCCACCCTGCACCGCCTCGGTGGCGCGGACTGGCAGAAGACCAAGTCGCGGGCGCGCAAGCACGTCAAGCAGATCGCCGCCGAGCTCATCCGGCTCTACTCCGCGCGCCAGGCGACCAAGGGGCACGCCTTCGGCCCCGACTCGCCGTGGCAGCGCGAGCTCGAGGACGCCTTCGCCTACGTCGAGACCCCGGACCAGCTCGTCTCGATCGAGGAGGTCAAGGCCGACATGGAGAAGACCGTGCCGATGGACCGCCTCATCAGCGGCGACGTCGGCTACGGCAAGACCGAGATCGCCGTGCGCTCGGCCTTCAAGGCGATCCAGGACGGCAAGCAGGTCGGGGTGCTCGTGCCCACGACCCTGCTCGTGCAGCAGCACTTCCAGACCTTCTCCGAGCGGTATGCGCAGTTCCCGGTCACGGTGAAGGCGTTGTCGCGCTTCCAGAGCGACAAGGAGGCCAAGGAGGTCATCGACGGGCTGGCGGACGGCTCGGTCGACCTCGTCATCGGCACCCACCGCATCCTCGGCTCCACCGTGCGCTTCAAGGACCTCGGGCTGGTCATCATCGACGAGGAGCAACGCTTCGGGGTCGAGCACAAGGAGCAGCTCAAGGCGCTGCGCACCAATGTCGACGTGCTCGCGATGTCGGCGACGCCCATCCCGCGCACCCTGGAGATGGCGATCACCGGCATCCGGGAGATGTCGACCCTGGCCACGCCTCCCGAGGAGCGGCACCCGGTGCTGACCTTCGTCGGCGGCTACGACGAGAAGCAGATCGCGGCGGCGATCCGGCGCGAGCTGCTGCGTGACGGGCAGGTCTTCTTCGTGCACAACAAGGTCAGCTCGATCGAGAAGATCGCCTCCCGGCTGCGGGACCTCGTGCCCGAGGCCCGCGTGGAGACCGCCCACGGGCAGATGGGTGAGCACCGTCTGGAGCAGGTGGTCCTCGACTTCTGGGAGCGGCGCTTTGACGTGCTGGTCTGCACGACGATCGTCGAGACCGGGCTGGACATCTCCAACGCCAACACCCTCGTCGTGGACCGGGCGGACACCTTCGGTCTCTCCCAGCTGCACCAGCTGAGGGGCCGGGTCGGTCGTGGCCGGGAGCGGGCCTACGCCTACTTCCTCTACCCGCCCGAGAAGCCGCTCACCGAGACGGCGGTGGACCGGCTCCAGACGATCGCCGCCAACACCGACCTCGGGGCCGGTATGGCGGTGGCGATGAAGGACCTGGAGATCCGCGGTGCCGGCAACCTGCTCGGCGGTGAGCAGTCCGGTCACATCGAGGGCGTCGGCTTCGACCTCTACGTCCGGCTCGTCGGCGAGGCCGTGGCGGCCTTCAAGGGTGAGGGCGAGGCCCCGCCCGCGGAGGTCAAGATCGAGCTGCCGGTCGATGCCCACCTACCGCACGACTACGTGCCGGGGGAGCGGCTGCGGCTGGAGGCATACCGCAAGCTCGCGCAGGTGGCCGACGAGGACTCCCTGGAACGGATCCGCGAGGAGCTGGTCGACCGCTACGGCGCGCCGCCCGCCCCGGTGCAGACGCTCCTGGAGGTCGCCCGGCTGCGCACCGTGGCGCGTGCCGCCGGCATCAGCGACATCGCGATCCAGGGCCAGATGATCCGCTTCGCCCCGGTGGAGAACCTCCGCGAGAGCCAGCAGCTAAGGCTCACCCGGGTCTACAAGGGCACGATCATCAAGCCCGCGCTGCGCCAGATCCTCGTGCCGGTGCCCAAAACCGCGCCGATCGGCGGCAAGCCGCTGCGCGACCAGGAGATCCTCGACTGGGCGAGCCAGCTCGTCCGCGGCATCCTGCTCGACGACTTCGCCGCCGCACGCTGA
- a CDS encoding DUF6918 family protein, with protein MSTLSTAVLDPATRPRVVDALLVLADAEVSTKKGISGTMLKTAFAGAKRASESNVRKGVDRLLPGLARALDPHYDAKGDLPFGTYLSDPARSGQVADELLAVADSASARVEGNPLGRVYASFRGKAKEHVVAALPRLGATLETFVH; from the coding sequence ATGAGCACCCTGAGCACCGCAGTCCTGGACCCGGCGACGCGACCCCGGGTCGTCGACGCCCTCCTCGTCCTCGCCGACGCCGAGGTCTCCACCAAGAAGGGCATCTCCGGCACGATGCTCAAGACCGCCTTCGCGGGGGCCAAGAGGGCCAGCGAGAGCAACGTGCGCAAGGGCGTGGACCGCCTCCTGCCCGGCCTGGCCCGCGCGCTCGACCCGCACTACGACGCCAAGGGCGACCTCCCCTTCGGCACCTACCTCTCCGACCCGGCGCGCTCGGGCCAGGTCGCCGACGAGCTCCTCGCGGTCGCCGACTCCGCCTCCGCCCGGGTCGAGGGCAACCCCCTGGGCCGGGTGTATGCCTCCTTCCGCGGCAAGGCGAAGGAGCACGTCGTCGCGGCCCTCCCCCGGCTCGGCGCCACCCTGGAGACCTTCGTCCACTGA